From the Chryseobacterium fluminis genome, the window TATGCACTATCTTTTGGGAAGGAACTACGCCGAAAAAACGTCTTCCGAACTGGTTGGAAATCATTACAGACTAAAATCCAGACAAATTCAGGCCGTTCGTGGAGCTTCTGCGTCGGTAAATCAGATTCAGAACAGAAAATCAAAAGAACTGGAAATTTCAGATTTACGGAATAAGACCATCTACCTCGATGGTTTCAATATTCTGATTTTATTGGAAAGCCTACTCTCAGAAGCCTATATTTTTGAAGGAGCCGATGGCTGTTTTAGAGATCTTTCAGGCGTTCATGGGACTTATAAACGAGTAAATCAAACTTTAACTGCCATTGAACTTATTGCATCTTTTTTTCAGAAATCTGGTGCCGGAAAATTGATCTGGATTTTCGATAAACCCGTTTTCAACAGTGGCAGAATTAAAGAAATTATTATGGAATTTACCGAAGCAGATACTCTGAACTGGGAAGTTGAACTGGAATTTAATCCGGATAAATTTTTAGCTCAGAATGCCGGAATCGTCGTTTCTTCCGATGCATGGATCCTGGATCACTGTAAAAATTGGTTTAATCTTGCAGCCTTTCTAACTCACGAAGAACGACTTTCTGTTAATCTGGTAAAAATGTTTTTATGATGAATGTATTCGGGCAATTGGAACCCTATTTCTCTCAGGAATGGAAAGAAAAATATAATGTAATTTTAGCCGAAGAGCATGTAAAAAGTTTAAGTGAAAATATTCAGAAATTTAAAGAGCGGACGTTAAACTGGGATCAGCCTTCCTTCATTGATGAACTTAAAATTGATCGGGAGAATAGTTTTAAAAAATTCATTGGTATCTTGGAATCACAAAATTCAGAGGCGTTTAAAACCAAAAAACTGGAAGAAACTTCTTTTGAACATTGGCTGAATATTTTAGGACAACGCTTAACCCCGGCAAGTCAGCGGGATCAAAATGCCGTTCCGCCATTGAAAGACAGATTGATAGAGGCCTGCG encodes:
- a CDS encoding DUF434 domain-containing protein: MNNRNRGKNTGDDILFSSQKQIDKLQHAVQDMHYLLGRNYAEKTSSELVGNHYRLKSRQIQAVRGASASVNQIQNRKSKELEISDLRNKTIYLDGFNILILLESLLSEAYIFEGADGCFRDLSGVHGTYKRVNQTLTAIELIASFFQKSGAGKLIWIFDKPVFNSGRIKEIIMEFTEADTLNWEVELEFNPDKFLAQNAGIVVSSDAWILDHCKNWFNLAAFLTHEERLSVNLVKMFL